In Streptococcus pneumoniae, the sequence TTGGTTCTGACTTGGACGCAGCAACACAGGCTAAGTTGAACCGTGGACGTCGTACCGTTGAGGTCTTGAAACAACCTGTTCACAAACCATTACCTGTTGAGAAACAAGTAACCATTCTTTATGCTTTGACACATGGTTTCTTGGATACTGTTCCAGTAGATGATATTGTTCGTTTCGAGGAAGAGTTCCATACCTTCTTTGATGCTCAACATCCAGAGATTTTGGAAACCATTCGTGATACAAAAGACTTGCCAGAAGAAGCAGTCTTGGATGCTGCGATTACAGAGTTTCTCAATCAATCTAGCTTCCAATAAGAATAGAGGTGTCAGATGGCAGTATCTCTAAATGATATTAAAACAAAAATCGCCTCAACAAAAAATACGAGTCAAATCACTAATGCCATGCAAATGGTATCGGCTGCTAAGCTAGGTCGTTCTGAAGAAGCTGCTCGCAACTTCCAAGTTTACGCTCAGAAAGTGCGTAAACTTTTGACAGATATCCTTCATGGTAATGGAGCTGGTGCTTCAACTAATCCGATGTTGATTAGCCGTTCTGTGAAGAAGACAGGCTATATCGTTATCACTTCAGACCGCGGTTTGGTTGGAGGTTATAATTCCTCTATTTTGAAAGCTGTTATGGAGTTGAAAGAAGAATACCACCCAGACGGTAAAGGTTTTGAAATGATCTGTATCGGTGGGATGGGAGCTGATTTCTTTAAGGCTCGCGGTATTCAACCACTTTATGAATTACGTGGCTTGGCAGACCAACCTAGCTTTGATCAAGTTCGTAAGATTATTT encodes:
- a CDS encoding F0F1 ATP synthase subunit gamma, which encodes MAVSLNDIKTKIASTKNTSQITNAMQMVSAAKLGRSEEAARNFQVYAQKVRKLLTDILHGNGAGASTNPMLISRSVKKTGYIVITSDRGLVGGYNSSILKAVMELKEEYHPDGKGFEMICIGGMGADFFKARGIQPLYELRGLADQPSFDQVRKIISKTVEMYQNELFDELYVCYNHHVNTLTSQMRVEQMLPIVDLDPNEADEEYSLTFELETSREEILEQLLPKFAESMIYGAIIDAKTAENAAGMTAMQTATDNAKKVINDLTIQYNRARQAAITQEITEIVAGASALE